One window of the Streptomyces asoensis genome contains the following:
- a CDS encoding endonuclease/exonuclease/phosphatase family protein, with protein sequence MPSKKSARLAALTVAAVCSAASTVALSAPAHAETVAIHDIQGTTRLSPYAGQAVTGVAGIVTGVRTYGSSRGFWIQDPNPDADPATSEGVFVFTSSTPKVAVGDSVTVTGTVSEFVPGGASTGNQTVTEITKPTVTVVSSGNAVPAATVVNAKSVPAAYTPAGDTAASNSVNGLTLRPGKYALDYYESLEGMNVQVADARVVTATDPYTELWVTVKPRENTSSRGGALYGSYTSQNTGRLQIQSLGATADFPVANVGDSLTGVTAGPLDYNQFGGYTLVANRLGTLKSGGLERETTQKQKKGELAVATYNVENLDPSDATFEEHASAIVNNLKSPDIVSLEEIQDNNGATNDGTVAADVTVGKLIDAIVAAGGPKYDWRSIDPTNNTDGGEPGGNIRQVFLFNPERVSFTDRAGGDASTAVGVTKVRGKAQLTASPGRIDPADAAWASSRKPLVGEFVFRGRTVFVIANHFNSKGGDQGLTAQYQPVVRSSETQRHQQATLVNAFVKGILDTQKNADVIALGDINDFEFSGTAQLLEGDGELWSAIKSLPKSERYTYDYQGNQQVLDQILVSPSIRRGCDFEYDSVHINSEFHDQISDHDPQVLRFEP encoded by the coding sequence TTGCCGAGCAAGAAGTCCGCGCGTCTCGCCGCGCTCACCGTCGCCGCCGTCTGTTCCGCGGCCTCCACCGTCGCGCTGTCCGCGCCCGCGCACGCGGAGACGGTGGCCATTCACGACATCCAGGGCACGACCCGGCTGTCGCCGTACGCCGGCCAGGCCGTCACGGGTGTGGCCGGAATCGTCACCGGTGTGCGCACCTACGGCTCCTCCAGAGGCTTCTGGATCCAGGATCCGAACCCGGACGCCGACCCGGCCACCAGTGAGGGCGTCTTCGTCTTCACCAGCTCCACTCCGAAGGTCGCCGTCGGTGACTCGGTCACGGTCACCGGCACGGTCTCGGAGTTCGTCCCGGGCGGTGCCTCGACCGGCAACCAGACCGTCACGGAGATCACCAAGCCGACGGTGACGGTCGTCTCCAGCGGCAACGCGGTCCCGGCCGCGACGGTCGTGAACGCCAAGTCGGTCCCGGCCGCCTACACCCCGGCCGGCGACACCGCCGCGAGCAACTCGGTCAACGGCCTCACCCTGCGGCCCGGCAAGTACGCCCTGGACTACTACGAGTCCCTCGAGGGCATGAACGTCCAGGTCGCCGACGCCCGCGTGGTCACCGCCACCGACCCGTACACCGAGCTGTGGGTCACGGTGAAGCCGCGCGAGAACACCAGCAGCCGCGGCGGCGCGCTGTACGGCTCCTACACCTCGCAGAACACCGGCCGACTCCAGATCCAGTCGCTCGGCGCGACGGCGGACTTCCCCGTCGCGAACGTCGGCGACTCCCTCACCGGCGTCACCGCGGGCCCGCTCGACTACAACCAGTTCGGCGGCTACACCCTCGTCGCGAACCGGCTCGGCACGCTGAAGAGCGGCGGCCTGGAGCGGGAGACGACGCAGAAGCAGAAGAAGGGCGAGCTGGCGGTCGCGACGTACAACGTCGAGAACCTCGACCCGTCCGACGCCACGTTCGAGGAGCACGCCTCCGCGATCGTGAACAACCTGAAGTCGCCCGACATCGTGTCCCTGGAGGAGATCCAGGACAACAACGGCGCGACCAACGACGGTACCGTCGCCGCCGATGTGACGGTCGGTAAGCTGATCGACGCGATCGTGGCCGCGGGCGGCCCGAAGTACGACTGGCGCTCGATCGACCCGACGAACAACACCGACGGCGGCGAGCCGGGCGGGAACATCCGTCAGGTGTTCCTGTTCAACCCGGAGCGGGTCTCCTTCACCGACCGCGCGGGCGGCGACGCGAGCACGGCCGTCGGTGTCACCAAGGTGCGCGGCAAGGCCCAGCTCACCGCCTCCCCCGGCCGCATCGACCCGGCCGACGCGGCCTGGGCGAGCAGCCGCAAGCCGCTGGTCGGCGAGTTCGTCTTCCGTGGCCGCACGGTCTTCGTGATCGCCAACCACTTCAACTCCAAGGGCGGCGACCAGGGTCTGACCGCGCAGTACCAGCCGGTGGTGCGCAGCTCGGAGACCCAGCGCCACCAGCAGGCGACGCTGGTCAACGCGTTCGTCAAGGGCATCCTCGACACGCAGAAGAACGCGGACGTCATCGCGCTGGGCGACATCAACGACTTCGAGTTCTCCGGCACCGCGCAGCTCCTCGAGGGTGACGGCGAGCTGTGGTCGGCGATCAAGTCGCTGCCGAAGAGCGAGCGTTACACCTACGACTACCAGGGCAACCAGCAGGTCCTGGACCAGATCCTGGTGAGCCCGTCGATCCGGCGCGGCTGCGACTTCGAGTACGACAGCGTGCACATCAACTCGGAGTTCCACGACCAGATCAGCGACCACGACCCGCAGGTGCTGCGCTTCGAGCCGTAA
- a CDS encoding amino acid ABC transporter permease produces the protein MSSAVFQVPWSDYRPDLLDALGRTVSYTVVSFVGAVVLGLAVALLRLSRAWPARAVAAVYTEVFKNVPLLAIIFLTYFGLASAGIRLDVFTAGCLSLVVFYAAYLSEIFRSAISGVHAGQTEAGEALGLGRVGIFGHIILPQALRQALPGTNTMLVDLLKSTSLLVTVSAAELMSEGRLITSATFRALEVYLVISAVYFALCYPLSQLLLLLERKVRAGVPLSPWRRRRVRAARALLAGDAGRDVRVKEAA, from the coding sequence ATGTCGTCAGCCGTCTTCCAGGTCCCCTGGTCCGACTACCGTCCCGACCTGCTCGACGCGCTCGGGCGCACCGTCTCCTACACGGTGGTGAGCTTCGTCGGCGCGGTGGTCCTCGGCCTGGCCGTGGCGCTGCTCCGGCTGAGCCGGGCCTGGCCGGCCCGCGCCGTCGCCGCCGTCTACACCGAGGTGTTCAAGAACGTCCCGCTGCTGGCCATCATCTTCCTGACGTACTTCGGCCTGGCCTCCGCGGGCATCCGGCTGGATGTGTTCACGGCCGGCTGCCTCAGCCTCGTCGTCTTCTACGCCGCCTACCTGTCCGAGATCTTCCGCTCCGCGATCAGCGGGGTGCACGCCGGACAGACCGAGGCGGGCGAGGCGCTGGGCCTGGGCAGGGTGGGCATCTTCGGCCACATCATCCTGCCGCAGGCCCTCCGGCAGGCGCTGCCCGGGACCAACACCATGCTGGTCGACCTGCTGAAATCCACCTCGCTGCTGGTCACCGTCTCCGCCGCCGAGCTGATGTCCGAGGGACGGCTCATCACCTCGGCCACCTTCCGGGCACTGGAGGTGTACCTGGTCATCTCGGCCGTCTACTTCGCCCTGTGCTACCCCCTCTCCCAGCTCCTTCTGCTGCTGGAGCGGAAGGTACGGGCGGGCGTGCCGTTGTCTCCGTGGCGACGGCGCCGGGTGCGCGCCGCACGCGCCCTGCTCGCCGGCGACGCCGGCCGGGACGTCCGAGTGAAGGAGGCGGCATGA
- a CDS encoding substrate-binding periplasmic protein, protein MTRVRSLLAALSAVLLIPTAAACGSGDDDAPKNVSAKTAALGTLTPGVIKVAVQPYAPYTSVEGGKIVGLDGDILNYVAEKLGLEVKPEVTDFAGMLAGVQSRRVDITIGGVAWSADRQKQGLFTDPPYYSPPAMAVRSGKTYKTVDDLKGLSLGTVEGYVWVKSIQSVPDAELHAYPDANGVFDDLGAGRVDVGFLDPLLIIAAQKERPELKIETEYLTPPTAAQVEAKPAYQYFQPYQTGFYLPKKATRLEKAVSAEIDAMYTDGEMAKLVEKYGGDPGQFLEPSADVATARRGVDRPQDWTPPSIAQ, encoded by the coding sequence ATGACCCGTGTGCGTTCGCTCCTTGCCGCTTTGTCGGCAGTCCTCCTGATACCGACCGCCGCCGCCTGTGGTTCGGGCGACGACGACGCCCCGAAGAACGTGTCCGCGAAGACCGCCGCGCTGGGCACCCTCACGCCCGGCGTGATCAAGGTGGCCGTCCAGCCGTACGCCCCGTACACCAGCGTCGAGGGTGGCAAGATCGTCGGCCTGGACGGCGACATCCTGAACTACGTGGCCGAAAAGCTCGGCCTCGAGGTCAAGCCCGAGGTGACCGATTTCGCGGGCATGCTCGCCGGGGTGCAGTCCCGCCGGGTGGACATCACCATCGGCGGCGTCGCCTGGTCCGCCGACCGGCAGAAGCAGGGGCTGTTCACGGATCCCCCCTACTACTCGCCGCCGGCCATGGCCGTCCGGTCCGGGAAGACCTACAAGACGGTCGACGATCTGAAGGGGCTGAGCCTCGGAACCGTCGAGGGCTACGTCTGGGTCAAGTCCATCCAGTCCGTCCCCGACGCCGAGCTGCACGCCTACCCCGACGCCAACGGCGTCTTCGACGACCTCGGCGCCGGCCGGGTCGACGTCGGGTTCCTCGACCCGCTGCTCATCATCGCGGCACAGAAGGAACGGCCGGAACTGAAGATCGAGACGGAGTACCTCACGCCGCCGACCGCCGCACAGGTCGAGGCGAAGCCCGCCTACCAGTACTTCCAGCCGTACCAGACCGGCTTCTACCTGCCCAAGAAGGCCACCAGGCTGGAGAAGGCCGTCTCCGCAGAGATCGACGCCATGTACACCGACGGCGAGATGGCGAAGCTCGTCGAGAAGTACGGCGGTGACCCCGGGCAGTTCCTCGAGCCCTCCGCCGACGTCGCCACCGCGCGCCGGGGCGTGGACCGGCCCCAGGACTGGACGCCGCCGTCCATCGCGCAGTGA
- a CDS encoding amino acid ABC transporter ATP-binding protein yields the protein MTEPVTTAKAPAETAGPAPAEAAEAVVRIEGLSKSFDGRLVLDDVHLEVGRGRIVSVIGQSGGGKTTLMRCVNLLERPDLGTVEVAGQVVHSGGRLVCRDLPALRRTVGMVFQRFNLFPHLTAVENVVLAQRKAGVPEQEALERAVALLRRVGVAHRGLAQPDQLSGGEQQRVAIARALALRPEVLLFDEPTSSLDPEATREVLSVMRELAAEGMTMLLVTHELPFAREVSDHVVFVDGGRIVEEGRPEQVLDDPGQARTRAFLASYGSAS from the coding sequence ATGACCGAGCCCGTCACCACGGCGAAGGCCCCGGCCGAAACAGCCGGACCGGCGCCCGCCGAAGCCGCCGAAGCGGTCGTACGGATCGAGGGGCTCAGCAAGTCCTTCGACGGCCGGCTGGTTCTCGACGATGTGCACCTCGAGGTCGGCCGCGGCCGCATCGTGAGCGTCATCGGGCAGAGCGGCGGCGGGAAGACGACCCTGATGCGCTGCGTCAACCTGCTGGAACGCCCGGACCTGGGCACGGTCGAGGTCGCCGGGCAGGTCGTGCACAGCGGCGGCCGACTGGTCTGCCGCGACCTGCCCGCGCTGCGCCGCACCGTGGGCATGGTCTTCCAGCGCTTCAACCTGTTCCCGCATCTCACGGCCGTGGAGAACGTCGTGCTGGCGCAACGCAAGGCGGGCGTGCCCGAGCAGGAGGCGCTGGAGCGGGCCGTCGCCCTGCTGCGCCGGGTCGGGGTGGCCCACCGCGGTCTCGCCCAGCCCGACCAGCTCTCCGGCGGCGAGCAGCAGCGGGTCGCGATCGCCCGGGCCCTCGCCCTGCGACCCGAGGTGCTGCTCTTCGACGAGCCCACGTCCTCCCTCGACCCGGAGGCCACCCGGGAGGTGCTGAGCGTGATGCGGGAACTCGCCGCGGAGGGAATGACGATGCTGCTGGTCACCCACGAACTGCCCTTCGCCCGCGAGGTGTCCGACCACGTCGTCTTCGTCGACGGCGGCCGGATCGTGGAGGAGGGCAGGCCCGAGCAGGTCCTCGACGACCCCGGGCAGGCCCGCACCCGCGCGTTCCTCGCCTCGTACGGATCAGCGTCATGA
- a CDS encoding SRPBCC family protein — MSKEFEIAREFEVDATPQQVWDAFTAGTGGWLWPMEEPEPREGGKGPFGSTVTVWDPPHRYTNRVENVDGISEQTLNQLDYTVEPRDEGRRAWVRYVHSGIFVDDWDNQYDAAGRHTDFYLHTLREYLTHFDGRPVAFVTFDGPDASKAPDALTAVARALGLADDTAEGARVRAGAPEGRLLEAVVDFRNPYFVGLRGDSALVRFFGRNHWGYPVGVSVHDFAPDADAKANETAWRGWLDGVFSRPR; from the coding sequence ATGTCCAAGGAATTCGAGATCGCCCGCGAGTTCGAGGTCGACGCCACGCCACAGCAGGTGTGGGACGCCTTCACCGCCGGGACCGGCGGCTGGCTGTGGCCGATGGAGGAGCCGGAGCCGCGCGAGGGCGGCAAGGGCCCCTTCGGCTCCACGGTCACCGTCTGGGACCCGCCCCACCGCTACACCAACCGGGTCGAGAACGTCGACGGCATCTCCGAGCAGACCCTCAACCAGCTCGACTACACCGTCGAGCCGCGCGACGAGGGCCGGCGCGCGTGGGTGCGCTATGTGCACAGCGGCATCTTCGTCGACGACTGGGACAACCAGTACGACGCGGCGGGCCGGCACACCGATTTCTACCTGCACACACTGCGCGAGTACCTGACGCACTTCGACGGCCGTCCGGTCGCCTTCGTCACCTTCGACGGGCCCGACGCGTCCAAGGCGCCCGACGCCCTCACCGCCGTGGCACGGGCGCTCGGCCTCGCGGACGACACGGCCGAGGGCGCGCGCGTCCGGGCCGGCGCCCCCGAGGGGCGGCTCCTCGAGGCCGTGGTCGACTTCCGCAACCCGTACTTCGTCGGACTGCGCGGCGACAGCGCCCTCGTCCGCTTCTTCGGCCGCAACCACTGGGGCTACCCGGTCGGCGTCAGCGTCCATGACTTCGCACCGGACGCCGACGCCAAGGCGAACGAGACCGCCTGGCGGGGCTGGCTGGACGGAGTGTTCAGCCGGCCCCGCTGA
- a CDS encoding CdaR family transcriptional regulator, translating to MLSPSLAQEIAGDTSAVIGFNVLITDAEGTVIGSGDSSRVGTFHEASVEVIRTKEPATHSASQAQLLRGVRPGVTLPLITDGQAVGTVGITGTPAQVRRFGLLVKRQTEILLRESVMLRSRLLGERAAEKLLADIASYDPHVVEGDFLEFRAAELGFDLRLPRVAVAFEVTVPPVPEPGARRHAAPAVHDMALVRSELLRTIREVFADPQDIVAGTAPGWIGVLHRLPTRSPAGSPATSPAASLADDCRRLVDVIAAQDGLRTRVGIGEPAASVGGLHDSYQDACDALRLGARLAGDAPAARQAADIPVHLITDLRVHQLLAAVGQPTRNRLLARTAADLRTQPDWPVLRDTITAWCESGFNLVRASTALHIHRNTVVYRMNKIEQITGRPLRDHRSAMALYLACLADRLGHGVGPTGD from the coding sequence ATGCTGAGTCCGTCGCTCGCTCAGGAGATCGCCGGAGACACCTCCGCGGTCATCGGCTTCAACGTGCTGATCACCGACGCCGAAGGCACGGTCATCGGCAGTGGCGACAGCAGTCGGGTCGGGACCTTCCACGAGGCGTCCGTCGAGGTGATCCGCACCAAGGAGCCCGCCACCCACAGCGCGTCGCAGGCACAGCTGCTGCGCGGAGTGCGCCCCGGGGTCACCCTGCCGCTGATCACCGACGGACAGGCGGTCGGCACGGTCGGCATCACCGGCACCCCCGCCCAGGTGCGCCGCTTCGGGCTGCTGGTGAAGCGCCAGACGGAGATCCTGCTGAGGGAGTCCGTGATGCTGCGCTCCCGCCTGCTCGGCGAACGGGCGGCCGAGAAACTGCTCGCCGACATCGCCTCGTACGACCCCCATGTCGTCGAAGGCGACTTCCTCGAGTTCCGGGCGGCCGAACTGGGCTTCGACCTGCGACTGCCGCGGGTCGCGGTGGCGTTCGAGGTGACCGTGCCGCCCGTGCCCGAGCCGGGCGCCCGCCGGCACGCCGCTCCCGCCGTGCACGACATGGCGCTGGTCCGCTCGGAACTGCTCCGTACGATCCGCGAGGTCTTCGCCGACCCCCAGGACATCGTCGCCGGTACCGCGCCGGGCTGGATCGGCGTACTGCACCGGCTCCCGACCCGGAGCCCGGCCGGCTCCCCGGCGACCTCCCCGGCCGCCTCCCTGGCCGACGACTGCCGGCGCCTCGTCGACGTCATCGCCGCCCAGGACGGCCTGCGCACCCGCGTGGGGATCGGCGAACCGGCGGCGTCCGTCGGCGGTCTGCACGACTCCTACCAGGACGCGTGCGACGCGCTCCGCCTGGGCGCCCGTCTGGCGGGCGACGCTCCCGCCGCCCGCCAGGCCGCCGACATCCCGGTCCACCTGATCACGGACCTGCGCGTCCACCAGCTCCTGGCCGCGGTCGGCCAGCCCACCCGCAACCGCCTGCTGGCGCGCACCGCCGCGGACCTGCGCACCCAGCCGGACTGGCCGGTGCTCCGCGACACGATCACCGCCTGGTGCGAGAGCGGGTTCAACCTCGTACGGGCGTCCACGGCCCTGCACATCCACCGCAACACGGTCGTCTACCGGATGAACAAGATCGAGCAGATCACCGGCCGTCCCCTGCGCGACCACCGGTCCGCCATGGCCCTCTACCTCGCCTGTCTCGCGGACCGGCTGGGCCACGGCGTCGGCCCCACCGGAGACTGA
- a CDS encoding ArsR/SmtB family transcription factor produces MLDVTVIEDPEAAAVSLDPIRARLLAELAAGPASAAMLAGKVGLPRQKVNYHLKALERHGLVELAGERRKGNVTERLMRATAASYVISPLALAAVQPDPDRFRDQLSARWLLALGARLVRDVGSLITGAAKARKGLATYALDGEVRFASAADRAAFIQELTAGVGALIHKYDAPDAESGRDHRIVVAVHPTVKPQALPLPQPQPQTEKQTQTQTQEPDSR; encoded by the coding sequence ATGCTGGACGTCACCGTGATCGAGGACCCCGAGGCCGCCGCCGTCTCCCTGGACCCCATACGGGCCAGGCTGCTCGCCGAGCTGGCGGCCGGACCCGCGTCGGCGGCGATGCTGGCCGGCAAGGTCGGGCTGCCGAGGCAGAAGGTGAACTACCACCTCAAGGCGCTGGAGCGGCACGGTCTGGTCGAGCTGGCCGGTGAGCGCCGCAAGGGCAACGTGACCGAGCGGCTGATGCGGGCGACCGCGGCGTCGTACGTGATCTCGCCGCTCGCGCTCGCCGCGGTGCAGCCGGACCCGGACCGCTTCCGGGACCAGCTGTCCGCGCGCTGGCTGCTCGCGCTCGGCGCCCGGCTGGTGCGCGATGTCGGCTCGCTGATCACCGGTGCCGCGAAGGCCCGCAAGGGCCTGGCGACATACGCGCTGGACGGCGAGGTGCGCTTCGCCTCGGCCGCGGACCGGGCCGCGTTCATCCAGGAGCTGACGGCGGGCGTCGGCGCGCTCATCCACAAGTACGACGCCCCCGACGCCGAGAGCGGCCGCGACCACCGGATCGTCGTGGCCGTCCATCCCACGGTCAAGCCGCAGGCCCTGCCCCTGCCCCAGCCGCAGCCGCAGACCGAGAAGCAGACGCAGACCCAGACCCAGGAACCAGACAGTCGGTAA
- a CDS encoding alkaline phosphatase PhoX yields MSLTRRDFARQSAITGAGVALAGSVGALATAPNALASTETESAADTADAKQASAAGHHGVGYGPLLPDPDGLLALPAGFKYRVITYSGRTKLESGEITPSNHDGTATFCGPRGATLLVNNHELKGPRASWPYPVPLTEGLVYDPAAAGGCTVVEVRPGGHVAEWVGIAGTSTNCAGGTTPWDTWLTGEETEDKAGQNGMTKDHGYIFEVDPEDRRANRDPKPIKAFGRYAHEAVVIDPKRGHAYLTEDASGPNGLLFRWTPPAGFRHGRGKLRTLADDAGVLQAFKCFDSGGKFVDDLSRATKIGTVYGVDWIDVPDRDARTVPVRKQFTDGQVTRARKLEGMWWGDGGTYIVSSYARDESPVQHDGAVWFYDPKRRTLTLKVLLGVNPDPSVDGAFDGPDNITVSPYGGLVIAEDGEGVQHLFGATDSGRTYPIARNELNIGTADEPEYSEFTGVTFSPDGHTLFANIQTPGIMLAITGPWKRQKR; encoded by the coding sequence ATGTCGCTCACCCGCAGGGACTTCGCCAGACAATCCGCGATCACCGGTGCCGGGGTCGCGCTGGCGGGCAGCGTAGGTGCCCTCGCCACCGCGCCGAACGCCCTCGCGTCCACGGAGACCGAGTCCGCGGCGGACACCGCCGACGCGAAACAGGCGTCCGCCGCCGGGCACCACGGCGTCGGCTACGGACCGCTGCTGCCCGACCCGGACGGCCTCCTCGCGCTGCCCGCCGGGTTCAAGTACCGCGTCATCACCTACAGCGGCAGGACCAAGCTGGAGTCCGGCGAGATCACCCCGTCCAACCACGACGGCACCGCCACCTTCTGCGGCCCGCGCGGCGCGACCCTGCTCGTCAACAACCACGAGCTGAAGGGCCCGCGCGCGAGCTGGCCGTACCCGGTCCCGCTCACCGAGGGCCTGGTCTACGACCCGGCGGCGGCCGGCGGCTGCACGGTCGTCGAGGTGCGCCCCGGCGGCCATGTCGCCGAGTGGGTCGGCATCGCCGGCACCTCCACCAACTGCGCGGGCGGCACCACCCCTTGGGACACCTGGCTCACCGGCGAGGAGACCGAGGACAAGGCCGGCCAGAACGGCATGACCAAGGACCACGGCTACATCTTCGAGGTCGACCCCGAGGACCGCCGCGCCAACCGCGACCCCAAGCCGATCAAGGCGTTCGGCCGGTACGCCCACGAGGCGGTCGTCATCGACCCCAAGCGCGGCCACGCCTACCTCACCGAGGACGCCTCCGGCCCCAACGGCCTGCTCTTCCGCTGGACCCCGCCGGCGGGCTTCCGCCACGGGCGCGGCAAGCTGCGCACCCTCGCCGACGACGCCGGCGTCCTCCAGGCCTTCAAGTGCTTCGACTCCGGCGGCAAGTTCGTCGACGACCTCTCCCGCGCCACGAAGATCGGCACGGTCTACGGCGTCGACTGGATCGACGTCCCCGACCGCGACGCCAGGACGGTGCCCGTCCGCAAGCAGTTCACCGACGGCCAGGTCACCCGCGCCCGCAAGCTGGAGGGCATGTGGTGGGGCGACGGCGGCACCTACATCGTCTCCTCCTACGCCCGTGACGAGAGCCCCGTCCAGCACGACGGCGCCGTCTGGTTCTACGACCCCAAGCGCCGCACCCTGACCCTGAAGGTCCTGCTCGGCGTGAACCCCGACCCGTCCGTCGACGGCGCCTTCGACGGCCCCGACAACATCACCGTCTCCCCGTACGGCGGTCTCGTCATCGCCGAGGACGGCGAGGGCGTCCAGCACCTGTTCGGCGCCACCGACAGCGGCCGCACCTACCCCATCGCCCGCAACGAACTGAACATCGGCACCGCGGACGAGCCGGAGTACAGCGAGTTCACCGGCGTCACCTTCTCGCCCGACGGCCACACCCTGTTCGCCAACATCCAGACCCCGGGCATCATGCTCGCCATCACCGGGCCCTGGAAGCGCCAGAAGCGGTAA